The DNA window CAACGTGACCATGCAGGTCGAGCTGATCGCTCCGATCGCCATGGACGAAGGCCTGCGCTTCGCCATCCGCGAGGGTGGCCGGACCGTCGGCGCCGGCGTCGTCGCCAAGATCGACAAGTGAGGACGAAGATTGCAATCGGCTGCGTTGGCTGCTAAACCATGCGCCGGAAACGACGCGGACAGGTCGACGGAGTCGGCCTGTCCGCGCGCCGGTTTTCCGGCCTGAGCCAGGTCGGCGGACGGTTGATCGCTCTAGGGGTATAGCTCAGCTGGTAGAGCGGCGGTCTCCAAAACCGCAGGTCGCGGGTTCGAGCCCTGCTGCCCCTGCCATTTTCCCGGCTTCGCCGGCTCCTGGATGATGGGGGCGGCGGGACGGATCGGAACGAGAAGGTCGTAAGGTCAAGGCATGGCGAAAGTAAGCCCGGGTCAGTTCGTCCGCGAGGTGCGCCAGGAAGCGTCCAAGGTCACTTGGCCGTCCCGCAAGGAGACCGGTATCTCCACCGGCATGGTGTTCCTGATGGTGGTACTGGCCGCGTTGTTTTTCT is part of the Magnetospirillum sp. WYHS-4 genome and encodes:
- the tuf gene encoding elongation factor Tu (EF-Tu; promotes GTP-dependent binding of aminoacyl-tRNA to the A-site of ribosomes during protein biosynthesis; when the tRNA anticodon matches the mRNA codon, GTP hydrolysis results; the inactive EF-Tu-GDP leaves the ribosome and release of GDP is promoted by elongation factor Ts; many prokaryotes have two copies of the gene encoding EF-Tu); amino-acid sequence: NVTMQVELIAPIAMDEGLRFAIREGGRTVGAGVVAKIDK
- the secE gene encoding preprotein translocase subunit SecE; the protein is MAKVSPGQFVREVRQEASKVTWPSRKETGISTGMVFLMVVLAALFFFVVDQTMAFGVKLLFGLKG